AAAATCTTTCTTCAGTCATTTCAATTATATTTTATGCCCAAGGCATTGTCTTTATATCAATTTATAATTCGCCAAACAGGGTATCCGGTGAATTATTGGTTTTGAAGTTTTTTAACATATCTGGCAATCTTCCATCTGTCCTCAGGTTGAATCTGAGACCCGTGAGGCTGCATTAACCCCTTCCCCCAGGTAATAACGTGGAAAATATGTCCTTCCGTAATATTTTGGTAAGCAGCTCCCGTAAGGTTAGCTATACCAGGGTATTTTTCTGCAACGGGACCATCTGCCTGACCGGCCCCACCATGGCAATGATCACAGAACCTTCCGTAAAGTATCTGACCTTCAGCCAAAACTGCGTCAGTCTTAGGTAGAGGGCTTTTCATAGTTCTGGCTGCCAGGTCCAGGCTATCTTTTGGAATTCTGTAAGGCAAATACCCTTTATCAGATCTCGGAACAGTATTGGCAGGGGGCACTCTCATTGTCATCCCGTGAGGGTTCAATGGGTTAGAGTTGAAATACTCACCATGATTATCCTCATTACTGTCAAAAAGTTCTGCCATATTACCGGCACTTTCATCGGTGATCTGCTTTAGTGGCTCGTAGGCAACAGAGTGATACATGTTAGGTGCATACTCCAACCCCTGATTGTCTCCCTCAGCACCACAGGCAGTAAGTGCAGCACCTACAGCAAAAAGAGAAGCGAATTTTATATGTTTATATATATTCATGCTCGAAAAAATTCTTAATCTTCAAATTTTTTATCATTGACCTCGGTAGCCCCGCTATCACCGATTATACTTTTGATCTGATCTATAGTTAATTTATTTTTTGCAAGATCAATGGCCATTACGTGCTTATCATCGGTAATTCTTAAATCCATTAACCTGGCTTTTTTATAAGGTTTCAGGTCACTTACTATCATAAATGTACCTACCATGCCCAAAGCTGAAAGCAAAACGGTCAGCTCAAATGTAACTGGTACAAATGGTGGTAAAGATGCAAAGTTCTTACCTCCGATAATCATAGGCCAGTCAAAACCCAGCATCCATGTCTGCATGGTCAGTGCCAGCGTAGTACCTAGCAGCCCAAATAAAAATGCCGCTATAGGAAGTCTGGTTCTTTTATAACCCAGTACCTCATCTAAACCATGAACAGGAAAAGGAGAATATACTTCATGAATTTTGACTCCGCTCTCTCTTACCTTGGTTACGGCTTTCAAGAGAACATCCTCATCATCATAAATACCTAATACAAAGTTTTTATTACTTTCCATTTTTACTTATTGCTTTTTAAAGATGATGACTTGATAATACTCTTAACCTCGGCCATGTTGATTACAGGGAAGAACTTGGCAAATAACAAGAATGCTGTAAAGAATAAACCGAAGGTAAACAGATACACTCCTACATCATAGAACGTAGGGTAAAACATTGCCCAGCTTGATGGCAGGTAATCGCGGTGCAGCGAGGTAACGATAATTACAAAACGCTCGAACCACATACCTATGTTTACAATGATTGACAATATGAATGTAGCTGCAATATTCGTCCTGATCTTTTTGAACCAGAATAGCTGAGGTGAAATAACGTTACACGTCATCATGGTCCAGTACGCCCACCAGTAAGGGCCTGTAGCCCTGTTGATAAATGCATATTGCTCTGCAGCAACACCAGAATACCATGCGATAAAGAACTCAGTGATATAAGCTATACCTACAATAGAGCCTGTAATGATAATTACGATATTCATCAGCTCTATGTGATTGATAGTAATGTAATCTTCAAGTTTAAAAACTCTTCTGGTCACCAGCATCAGGGTAAGTACCATAGCAAAACCGGAGAATATTGCTCCTGCAACGAAATAAGGAGGGAAAATGGTGGTGTGCCAACCGGGTATAACTGATGTAGCAAAGTCAAAAGATACAATGGTGTGAACTGAAAGTACAAGAGGCGTTGCCAAACCTGCCAGAATAAGTGCTACAGACTCATAGCGCATCCAGGTTTTGGCTGCTCCGTCCCACCCGAAGCTAAGTGCTCCGTAAACGGCCTTTGAAATCTTGTTGGTTGCACGATCTCTGATTGATGCAAAATCAGGAATGAGGCCTATGTACCAGAATACCAGGGATACTGTAAAATATGTACTGATCGCAAACACGTCCCATAACAGAGGTGAGTTAAAGTTTACCCACAACGATCCCCATGTATTTGGTAATGGTAGAGCCCAGTAGAAACCTACCCAAAGTCTGCCCATGTGCAACCCCGGAAAACATGCTGCGCATATAACGGCAAAGATTGTCATTGCCTCTGCAGCGCGGTTAATGGACATCCTCCATTTTTGTCTGAAAAGTAAGAGAATTGCTGAAATAAGTGTTCCTGCGTGACCAATACCAACCCACCATACGAAGTTGGTAATATCCCAGGCCCATCCTACTGTTTTATTTAATCCCCAGACACCTATACCCTCCCACAAGAGCATGAAAACGGCATAGGTACCAATACCGAGAGTGGCCAGGGAAATAGCCATTCCCATCATCCACGACTTGGTTGGTTTTCCTTCTACTTGTCTGCAGATATCTTCCGTAACATCATGAACGGTCTTCCCACCGGTAACTAATGGTTCGCGAACGGATGAAGTAACTTGCATATTATATTAGTTAATTTGTTCTAAGTAAGTTTTAAGCTTTGGTTTCCTCTTTATCCTTATTTCTGATTTTAGTCAGGTAAGTGATATTAGGTTTTGTTCCTATTTCTGCCAGCACGTGATATGCCCTTGGCTCATGTATCTCCTTCTCAGTGATATAGTCGGCCAGTTCAGTATCCTTGATATTCAACAGTTTGTAAATTCTGCTTTCCTTATCGTTCATATCACCGAATACGATACCGTCAGTTGGACATGCACTTGCACAAGCTGTTGTCACTTCACCGTCAACAGGTCTTCTTCCTTCTTTCTTGGCCTCAAGTTTAGCATACTGGATTCTTTGAACGCAGAAAGAACATTTTTCCATTACACCTCTTGATCTTACGGTAACATCAGGGTTCAGTACCATCTTACCAAGATCATTGTTCATGGCAGTGTTGATGTTCTCAAAGTTGCCATTATCATGGTATTTGAACCAGTTGAAACGTCTTACTTTATATGGACAGTTGTTCGCACAATATCTTGTACCGATACATCTGTTATATGTCATTTGGTTAAGCCCTTCCGTGCTATGGGTGGTTGCTGCAACAGGGCACACAGTCTCACATGGAGCATTGTTACAGTGCTGGCAAAGCATTGGCTGGAAAGTAACTTCAGGATTTGCTGCTGCCTGCTCCAATCCTTTAAGATCATCAGCCGGGGCATCACTGCTATAGTATCTATCGATCCTCAACCAGTGCATATCTCTTCTGTTGATCACCTCTTCCCTGCCCACAACAGGAACGTTGTTCTCTGCCTGGCAGGCAATGGTACAGGCACTACATCCCGTACAAGAGTTAAGGTCAATAGCCATACCCCAATGGTGATTGTTGTATTTGTGACCTTTCCAAAGTGATAATGCTCCTGCATCTACTTTACCGTCTTCTGACATCCAGGTAGAAATCTTAGGCTCATGACGTCCCGCAAGAGGATTAGCCTTATACTCAGAAAGTATTGATTCCTGTATTACGTTGTCTCTGCCCATGTAGGTCTGATGTGTCTGGGTCTGAGCTATCTGATACTTTTCAGAAAGTACTTCAACGTTTACATCACTCAGTACATTGTAGCTAACAGTACCATTAAGCGTGGTTACGAAAGGATAGGCATCCACACCCCGGCCATTAGCAACTTTACCGGCATTTAAACGACCATACCCCAAGGCCAAACCTACTGTACCTTCGGCTTGTCCTGGCTGAATGAGTATAGGAACTACTACTGATGCTCCCTTAACGGTAAGCTTGGCCATGTTGCACTTTCCTTCAAAGCACTCTACGCCGTTCTCATCTGCCCATTTTTTGGATACTGTCAGATAGTTATCCCAGGTAGCTTTTGTAACGGGATCCGGCATCTCCTGCAACCATGGGTTGTTGGCCTGTGCACCGTCTCCAATTCCTACCTTTTGGTATAAAGCAAGCTCAATACCTGAGCCTTTATAGTTCTTATTTATAGCCTGAACAGCTGCGCTAACATTTCCACTGAAAGTAACTACTGCAGCACCCACCGCTGCGGATATATCAGTTGCCACTGTGTCGGCCTCTGTTGTATTGCTTACACCGCTGCCATAGTATACACCATCATGAAGGGCCTGATCCCAGTTACTAACACCCAAATCTCTGTTCCAGGTATTTTTCAGGTAAGTGTAATAATCAGGGGTTTCAACTCCTGACCATTTCAGGAGACTCTCTTCAGCCTGTCTGGTTTTAAAAATTGGTGTAATAGTAGGTTGTATAAGGCTGTAGTGCCCTTTCTTTGGGTGAGCATCACCCCATGACTCAAGGAAATGGTGGTCTGGTGCCACATAATCAGAAGCAACTGCCGTTTCATCGGGCCTGTCTGATGTAGATATTTTAAGAGATATCTTGCTCAATGCACCTGCAAGGTCCTCGCTACCTTTGTAGTTATAAACAGGATTGCAATTGTAGAATATCGCTCCCGCTATACGACCAGCCTTAGCATCAGCAACAAACTTTTTCATCTCTTCATCATTTCCCTGGCGATAGTATGCAGGTGTTGACATATCGATGGTAGTTCCATAGTTGCCGAGAGCATTATTGATGGCATTGACTACAAGTTGTACGGAGGGATCATTTGAACCAGAAACAACGAGAGACTTGCCTCTTGCCTTTTTAAGCTCAGCTGCCGCTTTATCAATATATTTAATCTGCGATTTTTTTCCTCCCGTAATGGCTTCATAAAGTGCAACTACAGCCTTACCTTCTTCAGAAGGTTTAATCGGGGTTCTGTAATCGGCATTGGCACCGGTTGTGGATAAGTTTGATTCAAAC
This region of Fulvivirga ulvae genomic DNA includes:
- a CDS encoding c-type cytochrome, with protein sequence MNIYKHIKFASLFAVGAALTACGAEGDNQGLEYAPNMYHSVAYEPLKQITDESAGNMAELFDSNEDNHGEYFNSNPLNPHGMTMRVPPANTVPRSDKGYLPYRIPKDSLDLAARTMKSPLPKTDAVLAEGQILYGRFCDHCHGGAGQADGPVAEKYPGIANLTGAAYQNITEGHIFHVITWGKGLMQPHGSQIQPEDRWKIARYVKKLQNQ
- a CDS encoding DUF3341 domain-containing protein, with translation MESNKNFVLGIYDDEDVLLKAVTKVRESGVKIHEVYSPFPVHGLDEVLGYKRTRLPIAAFLFGLLGTTLALTMQTWMLGFDWPMIIGGKNFASLPPFVPVTFELTVLLSALGMVGTFMIVSDLKPYKKARLMDLRITDDKHVMAIDLAKNKLTIDQIKSIIGDSGATEVNDKKFED
- the nrfD gene encoding NrfD/PsrC family molybdoenzyme membrane anchor subunit, which gives rise to MQVTSSVREPLVTGGKTVHDVTEDICRQVEGKPTKSWMMGMAISLATLGIGTYAVFMLLWEGIGVWGLNKTVGWAWDITNFVWWVGIGHAGTLISAILLLFRQKWRMSINRAAEAMTIFAVICAACFPGLHMGRLWVGFYWALPLPNTWGSLWVNFNSPLLWDVFAISTYFTVSLVFWYIGLIPDFASIRDRATNKISKAVYGALSFGWDGAAKTWMRYESVALILAGLATPLVLSVHTIVSFDFATSVIPGWHTTIFPPYFVAGAIFSGFAMVLTLMLVTRRVFKLEDYITINHIELMNIVIIITGSIVGIAYITEFFIAWYSGVAAEQYAFINRATGPYWWAYWTMMTCNVISPQLFWFKKIRTNIAATFILSIIVNIGMWFERFVIIVTSLHRDYLPSSWAMFYPTFYDVGVYLFTFGLFFTAFLLFAKFFPVINMAEVKSIIKSSSLKSNK
- a CDS encoding TAT-variant-translocated molybdopterin oxidoreductase codes for the protein MSDNKKTYWKGIEQLSNDPAFVKNADKEFPEFLPINQNEGGGSSRRDFLKMMGFGIAAVSLAACEAPIRKAIPYVNKPVDVDPGVPNYYASTYTSGGDYCSILVKTREGRPIKIEGNKLSKITQGGTSAQVQASVLTLYDNERLVAPVIGGEKGSWEDLDKAVIGKLGSIAAQGGQIRIVSNTILSPTTKKVIDDFKAKYPTAQHVTYDAVSAHGILAANEQSFGERAIPSYDFSKADIIVSFGADFLGTWVSPVEYTKQYIKTRKIGPNKKTMSRHYQFESNLSTTGANADYRTPIKPSEEGKAVVALYEAITGGKKSQIKYIDKAAAELKKARGKSLVVSGSNDPSVQLVVNAINNALGNYGTTIDMSTPAYYRQGNDEEMKKFVADAKAGRIAGAIFYNCNPVYNYKGSEDLAGALSKISLKISTSDRPDETAVASDYVAPDHHFLESWGDAHPKKGHYSLIQPTITPIFKTRQAEESLLKWSGVETPDYYTYLKNTWNRDLGVSNWDQALHDGVYYGSGVSNTTEADTVATDISAAVGAAVVTFSGNVSAAVQAINKNYKGSGIELALYQKVGIGDGAQANNPWLQEMPDPVTKATWDNYLTVSKKWADENGVECFEGKCNMAKLTVKGASVVVPILIQPGQAEGTVGLALGYGRLNAGKVANGRGVDAYPFVTTLNGTVSYNVLSDVNVEVLSEKYQIAQTQTHQTYMGRDNVIQESILSEYKANPLAGRHEPKISTWMSEDGKVDAGALSLWKGHKYNNHHWGMAIDLNSCTGCSACTIACQAENNVPVVGREEVINRRDMHWLRIDRYYSSDAPADDLKGLEQAAANPEVTFQPMLCQHCNNAPCETVCPVAATTHSTEGLNQMTYNRCIGTRYCANNCPYKVRRFNWFKYHDNGNFENINTAMNNDLGKMVLNPDVTVRSRGVMEKCSFCVQRIQYAKLEAKKEGRRPVDGEVTTACASACPTDGIVFGDMNDKESRIYKLLNIKDTELADYITEKEIHEPRAYHVLAEIGTKPNITYLTKIRNKDKEETKA